A genomic region of Nostoc sp. UHCC 0702 contains the following coding sequences:
- a CDS encoding DM13 domain-containing protein has translation MKFKHLAIVSIVIVATFTTSCTREVTSNQTQTQTPTPTSVTESGNFKAGEYSAQGTARVITEQGKRYLEFDQKFKTGKGPDLFVILHRSDAPPVVGIKEKDYVNLAPLQKTSGTQRYTLPDNLKLAEYKSVVIWCRKFNSTFAYASL, from the coding sequence ATGAAGTTTAAGCATTTAGCTATTGTTAGTATCGTTATTGTTGCTACCTTTACCACAAGCTGTACAAGAGAAGTTACCAGCAATCAGACCCAGACTCAGACCCCAACCCCTACATCTGTCACTGAGTCTGGAAACTTTAAGGCTGGGGAATACTCGGCTCAAGGAACAGCCAGAGTTATCACTGAACAAGGAAAACGCTACTTAGAGTTTGATCAGAAATTCAAAACAGGTAAAGGCCCCGACTTATTTGTGATTCTGCATCGTTCTGATGCACCGCCAGTAGTCGGCATTAAAGAAAAAGATTATGTGAATCTTGCTCCCCTACAAAAGACAAGCGGCACTCAACGCTATACCTTACCTGATAATCTCAAGTTGGCAGAATATAAATCTGTCGTTATCTGGTGTCGCAAATTCAATAGTACTTTTGCCTACGCCAGTTTATAA
- a CDS encoding alpha/beta hydrolase, translated as MGFEYYLLPITHYLLPITHYPLPITYYPLPITHYPLPITHYPLPITHYPLPITKQTELYRK; from the coding sequence ATTGGTTTTGAGTATTACCTATTACCCATTACCCATTACCTATTACCCATTACCCATTACCCATTACCCATTACCTATTACCCATTACCCATTACCCATTACCCATTACCTATTACCCATTACCCATTACCTATTACCCATTACCCATTACCTATTACCAAGCAAACCGAACTATATCGTAAGTAA
- a CDS encoding DUF427 domain-containing protein — protein MVYPQRIEPAPGQESVWDYPRPPRLEDTSKHIQIIFNGVKIADTHSAKRVLETSHPPVYYIPPADIKMEYLLRTPQSSFCEWKGNAGYYTIRVGDKEVQNAAWFYPNPTPAFATIKDYVAIYAHLMDVCYVDEEKVQPQPGNFYGGWITSDIVGPFKGSPGTWGW, from the coding sequence ATGGTCTACCCCCAACGCATCGAACCCGCTCCCGGACAAGAATCAGTTTGGGATTATCCCCGTCCACCTCGCCTTGAGGATACAAGCAAACATATCCAAATTATTTTTAATGGCGTAAAAATTGCAGATACTCATAGTGCCAAACGTGTTTTAGAAACTAGTCATCCACCCGTTTACTATATTCCTCCTGCGGATATCAAAATGGAATATTTGCTGCGGACACCGCAATCTAGTTTTTGCGAGTGGAAAGGAAATGCTGGTTACTATACAATCCGTGTTGGTGATAAAGAAGTGCAGAATGCTGCTTGGTTTTACCCCAACCCCACACCAGCCTTTGCAACTATCAAAGATTATGTAGCTATTTATGCTCATCTCATGGATGTCTGCTATGTGGATGAGGAAAAGGTGCAACCACAACCAGGCAACTTCTACGGCGGTTGGATAACCAGTGATATTGTTGGGCCGTTCAAAGGTAGCCCTGGTACTTGGGGATGGTGA
- a CDS encoding leucine-rich repeat domain-containing protein, translating into MARDKSYREVKQRIEKARREGAIELDLSGMGLTEVPEAIASLTQLQTLDLSSNQLTQLPEAIASLTQLETLDLSYNQLRVLPGAIASLTQLQSLKLSMNQLTELPEAIASLTQLQTLNLSYNQLTQLPEAIASLTQLQQLDLSNNKLTVLPQAIASLTKLQWLDLSSNQLTQLPEAIASLTKLQWLDLSSNQLTQLPEAIGHLTQLQTLDLCFNQLMELPESTKKLTKLILLSISENQFVSFPNEITNLQNLSELYAIGNQIEQLPNAIGNLTQLRKLHLGGKQISHNKVFGETIHGNHLTSLPYSFTKLTQLVELNLDQNPLNAELAAAYEQGLDAVLQYLQAKAEEQVTLNEAKLILIGEGEVGKSCLLGALRGDEWVDGRPTTHGIEIKPVIVTDPDSGTEITLNGWDFGGQRVYRPTHQLFFSAPAVYLVVWKPREGPQQGFVKEWITLIKNREPDAKVLVVATHGGPGQRQPDIDRQEILNQFGKDTIIDFFHVDSKPKDDTTHCTGLAELKESIARVAASLPEMGRSVPAKWQQVREILQKSDKPYLPYDNVIAICAEHAIDEKQAELFLRISHTLGHFIHYHYDPTLRDIVILKPDWLAKAISFVLDDEMTRKRNGLVEFDHLSQLWSNPPFAGEEGYPKELHPIFLRLMERFDLSYKVVFDPSEPSNTSLIAQLVPDQRPDPLPNWGEQPEPGDRQQVQICRIVDDRGQFAVAEGLFYQLIVRLHKYSLGRTNYENSIHWQRGLMLDNDYNGRALLEYVGTDVKITVRAAYPERFLSYLTEEIKWLVENFWEGLRCNVMVPCIASCGMNAPGHGLFEVQKLIESKKKNRHDYPCPISGCGEWQNIDQLLNNAPTAQPPSQEIGIEQFRVIVKEELKVIRRDLVILDSRDEERFQKLSQEQRIILSQVDQEFATLMQMLTDEAKDGPRLFSFKPVDPKFFDRPKWISAKFQLTLWCEHARQPLPALNPNDQKKGVYELDLPREWFTKAVPFLRLLTGTLSLVLPVAASATKFMLDDTTYKGIEEQLDLGQKTIESTLKGSDIALAGKSKSESSLLEGDAIRAQGSILRELHALLKEKDPSFGGLVRVQNKRREFLWVHPQFVDEY; encoded by the coding sequence ATGGCACGGGATAAGAGTTATCGAGAAGTAAAGCAGCGCATTGAAAAAGCACGTCGAGAGGGTGCAATAGAACTTGATCTCAGTGGTATGGGACTCACTGAAGTGCCAGAGGCGATCGCATCCCTAACACAGTTGCAAACACTTGACCTCTCCAGTAACCAATTGACCCAACTGCCAGAGGCGATCGCATCCCTGACTCAGTTGGAAACCCTTGACCTTTCATACAACCAACTGAGGGTACTGCCAGGGGCGATCGCATCCCTAACTCAGTTGCAATCGCTTAAACTCTCCATGAACCAACTGACGGAACTGCCAGAGGCGATCGCATCTCTGACTCAGTTGCAAACGCTTAATCTTTCATACAACCAATTGACCCAACTGCCAGAGGCGATCGCATCCCTGACTCAGTTGCAACAGCTTGACCTCTCCAATAACAAACTGACGGTACTGCCACAAGCGATCGCATCGCTTACTAAGTTGCAATGGCTTGACCTCTCCAGCAACCAACTGACCCAGCTGCCAGAGGCGATCGCATCGCTTACTAAGTTGCAATGGCTTGACCTCTCCAGCAACCAACTGACCCAGCTGCCAGAGGCGATCGGCCACCTGACACAGTTGCAAACACTTGACCTCTGCTTTAACCAACTGATGGAATTGCCAGAATCAACCAAAAAACTAACGAAACTAATTTTACTGTCAATTTCTGAAAATCAATTTGTTTCGTTTCCAAACGAAATCACAAACTTACAAAATTTGAGCGAACTCTATGCAATCGGCAATCAAATTGAGCAGCTTCCCAATGCAATCGGTAATTTAACACAGTTAAGAAAACTGCATTTAGGAGGAAAGCAAATTTCCCATAACAAAGTTTTTGGAGAAACAATTCATGGAAATCATCTCACATCACTGCCTTACAGTTTTACTAAACTCACTCAATTAGTTGAACTTAATCTTGACCAAAACCCCTTAAACGCTGAATTAGCTGCGGCATACGAACAGGGACTTGATGCTGTCTTGCAATATTTGCAAGCAAAGGCAGAAGAACAAGTAACGCTAAACGAAGCCAAACTAATTTTAATTGGTGAGGGTGAGGTAGGCAAAAGTTGTCTGTTGGGAGCATTGCGAGGGGACGAATGGGTAGATGGTCGCCCCACAACTCACGGGATTGAGATTAAACCTGTAATCGTCACCGATCCCGACAGTGGCACAGAAATCACCTTGAATGGTTGGGATTTTGGCGGTCAACGAGTTTATCGACCGACACACCAGTTGTTTTTCAGTGCGCCAGCCGTGTATCTGGTGGTGTGGAAGCCACGGGAAGGCCCGCAACAGGGCTTTGTCAAAGAGTGGATTACCCTAATCAAGAATCGAGAACCGGATGCAAAGGTATTAGTGGTTGCAACCCACGGCGGCCCCGGACAGCGACAACCGGACATTGACAGACAGGAGATTTTAAATCAATTCGGCAAAGATACGATAATTGATTTCTTCCATGTAGACAGCAAACCCAAGGACGATACGACGCATTGCACTGGGCTTGCAGAATTAAAAGAATCTATTGCTCGTGTCGCCGCATCTCTTCCTGAAATGGGGCGTTCTGTTCCCGCTAAGTGGCAGCAAGTACGAGAAATCTTGCAGAAAAGCGATAAACCTTATCTGCCCTACGATAATGTTATTGCCATCTGCGCTGAACACGCAATTGATGAGAAGCAGGCAGAACTATTTCTTCGCATCTCCCATACTCTGGGGCATTTCATTCATTACCATTACGACCCAACACTACGCGATATCGTCATCCTCAAACCCGACTGGCTGGCAAAAGCGATCAGCTTTGTGCTAGATGATGAAATGACACGCAAACGTAACGGTTTGGTGGAATTTGACCATCTCAGCCAGTTGTGGAGTAACCCCCCATTTGCAGGCGAAGAAGGCTACCCGAAAGAACTGCATCCAATTTTTTTACGGCTGATGGAACGCTTTGATCTGTCTTATAAAGTGGTTTTCGACCCGTCAGAACCCAGTAATACCAGCCTCATTGCTCAACTCGTTCCTGACCAACGCCCAGACCCATTACCCAATTGGGGAGAGCAACCAGAACCTGGAGACAGACAACAGGTGCAAATCTGCCGCATTGTGGACGATCGCGGACAGTTTGCAGTGGCAGAGGGATTATTTTACCAGTTAATTGTCCGGTTACACAAATACTCACTGGGGCGGACGAATTACGAAAACAGCATTCATTGGCAACGCGGCTTGATGCTTGACAATGACTACAACGGCCGGGCATTGCTAGAGTATGTTGGCACTGATGTAAAAATCACAGTGCGCGCAGCTTATCCCGAACGCTTCCTGTCTTATCTCACCGAAGAGATTAAATGGCTAGTTGAAAATTTCTGGGAAGGGTTGCGTTGTAACGTGATGGTTCCTTGCATTGCATCTTGTGGCATGAATGCACCTGGACATGGACTGTTTGAAGTACAGAAACTCATTGAAAGCAAAAAGAAAAATCGCCATGATTACCCGTGTCCCATTTCAGGGTGTGGTGAATGGCAAAACATCGATCAACTTTTGAATAACGCGCCAACAGCTCAACCTCCATCTCAAGAAATTGGCATTGAACAGTTCCGAGTCATTGTGAAAGAGGAGTTAAAAGTCATCCGTCGAGATTTAGTTATCTTAGATAGTCGAGATGAAGAACGCTTTCAGAAATTGTCTCAAGAGCAGCGCATAATTTTAAGCCAAGTCGATCAGGAATTTGCAACACTGATGCAGATGCTCACCGATGAAGCGAAAGATGGCCCGCGCCTGTTTAGCTTTAAACCTGTTGATCCAAAATTTTTCGATCGCCCTAAATGGATTAGTGCTAAGTTTCAACTCACCCTCTGGTGTGAACATGCACGTCAACCACTTCCAGCCTTAAATCCCAACGACCAAAAAAAAGGAGTCTATGAATTAGATTTGCCTCGTGAGTGGTTTACCAAAGCTGTTCCCTTTCTCAGACTGTTGACGGGAACTCTCAGCTTAGTGTTACCTGTCGCAGCTTCCGCAACCAAATTCATGCTTGATGACACCACTTACAAAGGCATTGAAGAACAACTCGACTTGGGACAGAAAACCATCGAGTCTACCTTGAAAGGGAGCGATATCGCTTTGGCTGGAAAGTCCAAAAGTGAATCTTCCTTGTTGGAAGGCGATGCAATCCGCGCCCAAGGATCTATTTTACGAGAATTACACGCCCTCCTCAAAGAAAAAGATCCTAGTTTTGGTGGTCTGGTGCGGGTGCAAAACAAACGCCGTGAATTTTTGTGGGTTCATCCTCAGTTTGTAGATGAGTATTAA
- a CDS encoding UvrD-helicase domain-containing protein: MVYPMSLTEQQQKAAYANGSVAVIAGAGTGKTHMLAERYLYHLRSHELSPLEIVAVTFTDKAAAELRSRIRIAVSQELPERPDLLAELEAAQISTIHALAMRICQEHPQAADVPPDFTVLDELEGMVRVNQWLDEALDCLPVELYAQVPYSLMSQALQTLLKDPIAAEQALAQDTEKWQQLALLLQAKAVNELLQHPTWQQAQMTLQSYVGKNGDRLEVETRQPALQAMIAIELGENITESLSVITALKINVGSKKNWSGGGLEIVKQTIKELRDLIEKALKDGLVSLEFGAVDEQLKTMLTALQAAFNSVQNHIHQAKRRSRILDFADLEVGALQALQDEQVQFYYAQRWQAFLVDEFQDTNPVQSEILQILTKNALLTIVGDAKQSIYGFRRADVEVFQSWRDRIISSGGKEEILSTSFRTHRLLVNNINNIFAPLLDNLHQNLDAHRRESPNFHPSIQVYTVQAEPDINKPQRLRVEANHLAQLLKQMLDEQTPVYDKKTQSLRPMKPGDIAILSRTWEPLEVYGEALSSVGIPIALAGGGNLLATREAKDGWALLRFLADPSDDLALVAVLRSPFFAVSDRVLFTFVQSQYNYTTEQNEKAKTNWWEKLKLTDIAELQQPVQVLGELLGDRNLEPPTRLLQIANHLTGYTAVITNLPGAARRETDWRGFVELVRQLEHGSNDVFTAVRRLKQLAAAEIQIPRLPLSANDAVALMTIHAAKGLEWSVVVIPDLTRSQPHTSETVYFDPAYGVALKLEDQQGETQKPVLYLCLEHLRKTREEAEALRVLYVALTRARDQLILTATDASGGNLSRLEPGLTAAGIAINTIAFNSELAQPPVPPEPPLPPEPHSLLI; this comes from the coding sequence ATGGTATATCCGATGAGTTTGACTGAACAACAGCAAAAAGCAGCTTATGCTAATGGTAGTGTTGCAGTCATCGCAGGTGCGGGGACTGGTAAAACCCATATGCTTGCTGAACGTTATTTGTATCATCTGCGATCGCATGAACTTTCACCATTAGAGATAGTTGCAGTCACGTTTACAGATAAAGCAGCGGCGGAGTTGCGATCGCGTATTAGAATCGCAGTTAGCCAGGAATTACCAGAACGTCCTGATTTATTAGCAGAACTTGAGGCGGCTCAAATTAGCACTATCCACGCTTTAGCTATGCGAATTTGTCAGGAACATCCCCAAGCGGCGGATGTACCACCTGATTTTACAGTTTTAGATGAACTAGAGGGAATGGTTCGGGTTAATCAATGGTTAGATGAAGCATTAGATTGTTTACCTGTAGAACTTTACGCACAAGTTCCTTATTCTTTGATGTCCCAAGCTTTGCAGACATTACTAAAAGACCCGATTGCAGCTGAACAAGCTTTAGCACAAGATACTGAAAAATGGCAGCAATTAGCGCTCTTATTACAAGCAAAAGCTGTGAATGAATTGTTGCAGCATCCTACTTGGCAACAAGCACAGATGACTCTACAAAGTTATGTGGGTAAAAATGGCGATCGCTTGGAAGTAGAAACACGTCAACCGGCTTTACAAGCGATGATTGCTATAGAATTGGGAGAAAATATTACAGAATCGCTATCAGTAATTACTGCACTAAAAATTAATGTGGGCAGTAAAAAGAATTGGTCAGGGGGAGGCTTAGAAATTGTTAAACAAACTATCAAAGAACTGCGAGATTTAATTGAAAAAGCTCTGAAAGATGGTTTAGTAAGTTTAGAGTTTGGTGCAGTTGATGAGCAGTTAAAAACTATGCTGACAGCACTGCAAGCAGCGTTTAATTCGGTGCAAAATCATATTCATCAAGCAAAACGCCGTTCTCGGATTTTGGACTTTGCAGATTTAGAAGTTGGCGCATTGCAAGCTTTACAAGATGAACAAGTACAGTTTTATTATGCTCAACGTTGGCAAGCTTTTTTAGTCGATGAATTTCAGGATACTAATCCTGTGCAGTCAGAGATATTACAAATACTCACAAAAAATGCTTTATTGACTATAGTCGGTGATGCTAAACAATCAATTTATGGATTCCGCCGTGCTGATGTTGAAGTGTTTCAAAGTTGGCGCGATCGCATTATCAGTAGTGGCGGTAAGGAAGAGATTTTAAGTACTAGCTTCCGTACTCACAGACTCTTGGTGAATAATATCAATAATATATTTGCTCCATTACTAGATAATTTACACCAAAATTTAGATGCCCATCGCCGTGAATCTCCTAATTTTCACCCATCAATACAAGTTTATACAGTACAAGCAGAGCCAGATATTAATAAACCCCAGCGTTTGAGAGTAGAAGCTAATCATCTAGCACAATTACTCAAACAAATGCTAGATGAGCAAACCCCAGTTTACGACAAAAAAACTCAATCTCTGCGTCCGATGAAGCCTGGAGACATTGCAATTTTGTCTCGCACTTGGGAACCGTTAGAAGTTTACGGCGAAGCTTTATCAAGTGTGGGAATTCCCATTGCTTTGGCTGGTGGTGGTAATTTACTAGCTACAAGGGAAGCTAAAGATGGTTGGGCATTGTTGCGTTTTTTGGCAGATCCCAGTGATGATTTAGCTTTAGTAGCAGTGCTGCGTAGTCCGTTTTTTGCAGTTAGTGATCGAGTTTTATTTACTTTTGTGCAAAGTCAGTATAATTATACCACAGAACAAAACGAAAAAGCAAAAACTAACTGGTGGGAAAAGCTAAAATTAACTGATATTGCTGAATTGCAGCAACCTGTGCAAGTATTGGGTGAATTGTTGGGCGATCGCAATTTAGAACCCCCAACTCGCCTTTTACAAATAGCAAATCATCTCACTGGTTACACTGCTGTGATTACTAACTTACCAGGTGCAGCCAGGCGAGAAACAGACTGGCGAGGTTTTGTAGAGTTAGTACGACAGTTAGAACATGGTAGCAATGATGTTTTTACCGCAGTACGTCGCCTGAAGCAGCTAGCAGCAGCAGAAATACAAATACCCCGTTTACCTTTATCAGCTAATGATGCAGTGGCTTTAATGACTATCCATGCTGCTAAAGGCTTGGAGTGGTCAGTTGTGGTTATTCCTGATTTAACTCGTTCCCAACCTCATACCAGCGAAACAGTTTACTTTGACCCTGCATATGGTGTTGCTTTGAAGCTAGAAGATCAGCAAGGTGAAACACAAAAGCCAGTGCTATATCTATGTTTAGAACATTTGCGGAAAACCAGGGAAGAAGCAGAAGCTTTGCGAGTATTGTATGTAGCTTTAACTCGTGCGCGAGATCAACTAATTTTAACAGCAACCGATGCATCTGGTGGTAATTTATCTAGGCTAGAACCTGGCTTAACCGCTGCGGGAATTGCTATTAATACTATTGCCTTTAATTCCGAACTTGCACAACCCCCAGTTCCACCAGAACCACCTTTACCACCAGAACCTCATAGTTTACTAATCTAA
- a CDS encoding adenylate kinase: MKKVAVFGNTGGGKSTLSKRLSQITGLPLHILDKIQYQSGGAEIAHEEYKCAHQQILLTDRWIIDGFGCMETLWLRLDEADSLVFVDLPLYVHFWWVTKRFITGYFKPPEGWPQNSPILKSSLTSYRVLWLCHKYLTPKYREYIKQAQSIKSVYHIQSTKQISQFFEFIENETKFKDGASA; this comes from the coding sequence ATGAAAAAAGTAGCAGTGTTTGGCAATACTGGAGGCGGTAAATCAACTCTAAGCAAAAGATTATCCCAAATCACTGGTTTACCACTTCACATCTTGGATAAGATTCAATATCAATCAGGGGGCGCTGAGATAGCGCATGAAGAGTATAAGTGCGCCCATCAGCAAATTTTACTTACTGACCGATGGATTATTGACGGGTTTGGTTGCATGGAAACCCTCTGGCTACGACTTGACGAGGCGGATAGTCTGGTTTTTGTCGATCTACCGCTATATGTGCATTTCTGGTGGGTAACTAAACGATTCATCACAGGTTATTTTAAACCGCCAGAAGGCTGGCCGCAAAACAGTCCAATATTGAAGAGTTCACTGACTAGCTACCGCGTGCTTTGGTTATGTCACAAATATTTGACCCCAAAATATCGTGAGTATATCAAGCAGGCTCAAAGTATCAAAAGTGTTTATCACATTCAATCAACTAAACAGATTTCGCAATTTTTTGAATTCATTGAAAATGAGACTAAGTTTAAAGATGGTGCATCAGCCTAA
- a CDS encoding PD-(D/E)XK nuclease family protein, with product MKRLVYLNLPDNYLNQQLAKHHPVKVITPTLQTARALKVPHQSLETLAKQSLVEAGIQVAPILMELRLLHTAVSRVIQTSDVEGTTRAFSSGIKAILRAGINLQSLAAVSSNRTKQLAVLTQTYVSLLREKGMVDAAEVLWQASGVITNRQPVLIYGYFHPRIDQLHFLNAIAHNHSVMVLPCPESSSFVDNQKAVDWLQQQSWQVQVFKQTNPSLGQQLQDCFVNQTIVPPEVKAYIYPHLESEVRATLAQVKNLLSLGTPANEIVLVARDDQFYGPTVLDVAYEYNLPVQALYGVPLNATRVGAWVQLLLQVIQEKFSFESTARLLTNPLCCALSAEVWQEARKQHPSDLLAWQNLGVNLSLLDWQYEDTRANWVERMQDVLNKFNLLQGAGRWAREIVAFDEFQQVLVNLSKPEEEVISLGEFTADVMGSLALVTVPAEPGRGGVELHTPLSIFGAKFQHVFVLGAVEGILPAPIQDELILDFYERKLLRQQGFEFEDAAQAARREIISFYALLQTPAESLTFSYPQIIGKEATLPSPYLSKLGLEILQPPPLPVASLEEARQIYLRRETLLDDDVLPQAIHAWNVEKRREGANPYDEYDGVIGLPLDWDKRVFSASQLTALGQCPFKWFANKVLQLAELEEAEEEVNSSLRGSLYHRSLELALLNTSDLSKITENLEPAFVQAEQDLQLPLLPAWEARRTEHLQVLIRACVQPDFCQPEAEFLQVETEFSGKWYGLNIKGQIDRIDRTPQGLVLLDYKTSSQAPRGIKDEFGKANIDIQLPVYIHFASTILFPGETVHQAYYYSLTKGKKLSKKQPSPEILQAIAQKFKSYLQSGYYPVAPDVEQHSCQYCPYDLVCRKGSRQSRKGTTPLPP from the coding sequence ATGAAGCGACTTGTTTACTTAAATCTACCTGATAACTACTTAAACCAGCAGTTAGCTAAGCATCACCCTGTTAAAGTAATTACCCCAACATTACAAACAGCACGAGCATTAAAAGTACCACACCAAAGCTTAGAAACTCTGGCGAAGCAAAGTTTGGTAGAAGCAGGTATTCAAGTTGCACCAATATTAATGGAATTGCGTTTGCTGCATACAGCAGTAAGTAGAGTTATCCAAACATCTGATGTTGAAGGAACTACACGCGCTTTTTCCTCTGGAATCAAAGCGATATTGCGGGCCGGAATCAATCTACAATCACTGGCTGCTGTGAGTAGTAACCGTACCAAACAACTAGCTGTTTTAACTCAAACTTACGTAAGTTTGCTGAGAGAAAAAGGCATGGTAGATGCTGCTGAAGTTCTTTGGCAGGCTAGCGGTGTGATTACTAACCGTCAACCAGTTCTGATTTATGGCTACTTTCATCCCCGCATTGACCAACTTCACTTTTTAAATGCGATCGCACATAATCACAGTGTGATGGTATTGCCTTGCCCAGAGTCTAGCAGTTTTGTAGACAATCAAAAAGCTGTGGATTGGTTACAGCAGCAAAGTTGGCAAGTACAAGTATTTAAACAAACTAACCCTTCACTTGGGCAACAACTGCAAGATTGTTTTGTGAACCAAACAATAGTTCCTCCTGAAGTCAAAGCCTACATTTATCCACACTTGGAATCAGAGGTACGCGCCACCTTAGCACAAGTAAAAAATCTTCTCAGCCTTGGAACGCCAGCCAATGAAATTGTGCTGGTAGCTAGAGATGATCAATTTTATGGCCCGACAGTGTTAGATGTAGCTTACGAGTACAACTTACCAGTACAGGCTTTGTATGGAGTACCGTTAAATGCTACTAGAGTGGGAGCTTGGGTGCAGTTACTATTGCAAGTTATCCAAGAAAAATTTTCCTTTGAGTCCACTGCCAGATTATTGACAAATCCTTTGTGCTGTGCTTTGTCTGCCGAAGTTTGGCAAGAAGCCCGTAAACAGCATCCATCTGACCTTTTAGCCTGGCAAAATTTGGGCGTTAACCTCTCACTCCTTGATTGGCAATACGAAGATACTCGCGCTAATTGGGTAGAACGGATGCAAGATGTCCTGAATAAGTTTAACTTGCTGCAAGGTGCAGGACGTTGGGCTAGGGAAATAGTTGCTTTTGATGAATTTCAACAAGTGCTGGTAAACTTGTCGAAACCAGAAGAGGAAGTCATCAGTTTAGGAGAATTTACGGCGGATGTCATGGGCAGTTTAGCACTGGTGACTGTACCTGCTGAACCTGGTAGAGGAGGTGTAGAATTACATACGCCGCTTTCTATCTTTGGAGCAAAATTTCAGCATGTTTTTGTCTTGGGTGCAGTTGAAGGCATTTTACCAGCACCAATACAAGATGAGCTAATACTAGATTTCTATGAACGTAAACTACTACGGCAACAAGGATTTGAGTTTGAAGACGCAGCACAAGCAGCGCGAAGAGAAATAATTTCATTCTACGCTTTATTACAAACTCCGGCTGAAAGTTTGACTTTTTCTTACCCGCAGATTATTGGTAAGGAAGCCACTTTACCTAGTCCTTATCTATCAAAATTAGGATTGGAAATTCTGCAACCTCCACCTTTACCTGTTGCTAGTTTAGAAGAAGCAAGACAAATTTATCTCCGACGTGAAACTTTACTAGACGATGATGTTTTACCACAGGCGATTCATGCTTGGAATGTGGAAAAACGCAGAGAAGGAGCAAATCCTTATGATGAGTATGACGGTGTAATTGGTTTGCCATTAGACTGGGATAAACGGGTATTTAGTGCATCTCAACTAACTGCTTTGGGTCAATGTCCTTTTAAATGGTTTGCTAATAAAGTTTTGCAATTGGCAGAGTTGGAAGAAGCTGAAGAAGAAGTAAATTCCAGTTTGAGAGGTTCTTTGTATCACCGTAGCTTAGAACTAGCTTTATTAAATACTTCCGATTTATCCAAAATTACCGAGAATTTAGAACCTGCTTTTGTGCAAGCAGAACAAGATTTACAGTTACCATTGTTGCCAGCTTGGGAGGCTAGGAGAACTGAACATTTACAAGTTTTAATTAGAGCATGTGTGCAACCAGATTTTTGTCAACCAGAGGCAGAATTTTTGCAGGTAGAAACGGAGTTTAGCGGAAAATGGTATGGCTTAAATATTAAAGGTCAAATTGATAGGATAGACCGCACTCCCCAAGGTTTAGTTTTATTAGATTACAAAACCAGTTCCCAAGCACCACGAGGTATCAAAGATGAATTTGGGAAAGCTAATATAGATATTCAACTACCTGTATATATTCATTTTGCTAGTACAATTTTGTTCCCAGGGGAAACAGTACATCAAGCTTATTATTACTCTCTCACAAAAGGTAAAAAGCTTTCTAAAAAACAACCAAGTCCAGAAATACTGCAAGCGATCGCTCAAAAATTCAAATCTTATTTACAATCAGGATATTACCCAGTTGCGCCGGATGTTGAGCAACATTCCTGTCAATATTGCCCTTATGATTTAGTTTGTCGTAAAGGTTCTCGCCAAAGCCGTAAAGGAACTACTCCCTTACCACCATAA